Genomic DNA from Acidimicrobiia bacterium:
GGCCCTCCCTCCCAGGAACGCCTTCTCGATGGCGAAGGCGAAGCCGACGACGTCGCAGCCGGCCTCCTCTGCGATCTGGCCGAGCGCCGCGGCGGTTCTGCCGCCCGAGAGGAAATCGTCGACGATGGCGACTCGCGTACCGGGATCGAGCATCTTGCGGGACACCTCGACCCGATACTCGATGCCCTTCGTCGGCGACACCACCTCGCGGGAGAACGAGTATCGGTTCCCGGTGCCGAGGAACTTCTTGGCGTAGACCATCGGGAGCCCCAACTCGAGCGCACAGGCCAGAGCAGGCGGAATCCCGGATGCCTCGGCGGTGAGGATCAGACCCGGCTGGCGGGGCGCCAGGCGTTTCGCCAGGTGCTGTCCGAGCGATCGCATCACGTCCGGGTCGACGCGATGATTCAGGAACTGGTCGACGAGTATGAGCGAGCCGTCGATGGTGGCGAGCCTCGCCACCGCTTCCCGGAGGTCCACGCCGGAATCGTAACGGCTATTCGCCCGCGCACCACAGGCACGTCGCCGGTAGCATGCCCCGCCCGATGAGCCCCCGTCGACGCACCGCAACGGATCAGGCGAGCGAGGCTCCCCCCGCCGAGCTGCGGAGGAAGGCGCGCCTGGTGCTCTCCCGTCTCAGGAGGCGCTACCCGGAGATGCGGACCGCACTCGACTACCGGGATGCCTGGCAGCTCCTCGTCGTGACCGTACTGTCTGCTCAGACCACGGACGAGAACGTCAACCGGGTGGCCCCCGAGGTGTTCCGACGATGGCCGACTCCTCATGAGCTCGCCGAGGCGAACCCGGAAGACGTCGAGCAAGTCGTGTATTCGACCGGGTTCTACCGGCAGAAGACGAAGTCGATCATCTCGCTGGCTGCCGACCTGGTCGAGCAGTTCGGAGGCGAGGTACCCCGCGACCTCGAAGCGATGACCAAGCTGCGCGGCGTCGGCAGGAAGACGGCCAGCGTCGTTCTCGCAGAGGTGTGGGACGATCCGGCCATCGCGGTCGACACCCACGTGCGCAGGCTCACGAACCGCCTCGGACTCACCGAGCACGCCAACCCGGTCAAGATCGAGGCCGACCTCCGCTCCCTGTACCCGGAGAAGGACTG
This window encodes:
- a CDS encoding phosphoribosyltransferase family protein, which translates into the protein MDLREAVARLATIDGSLILVDQFLNHRVDPDVMRSLGQHLAKRLAPRQPGLILTAEASGIPPALACALELGLPMVYAKKFLGTGNRYSFSREVVSPTKGIEYRVEVSRKMLDPGTRVAIVDDFLSGGRTAAALGQIAEEAGCDVVGFAFAIEKAFLGGRARLEDHGWHIDSIVRVLSIEGGVIEIDDD
- the nth gene encoding endonuclease III, which gives rise to MSPRRRTATDQASEAPPAELRRKARLVLSRLRRRYPEMRTALDYRDAWQLLVVTVLSAQTTDENVNRVAPEVFRRWPTPHELAEANPEDVEQVVYSTGFYRQKTKSIISLAADLVEQFGGEVPRDLEAMTKLRGVGRKTASVVLAEVWDDPAIAVDTHVRRLTNRLGLTEHANPVKIEADLRSLYPEKDWSGISMRFIQFGRDICDAREPRCWECPLANICDYEDKTPRPAR